The following are encoded in a window of Corynebacterium marinum DSM 44953 genomic DNA:
- a CDS encoding ATP-binding cassette domain-containing protein, which yields MRTAPARTPLVVAVLGAVALVVIVGPLLALGIRVPWERFGEVLRDSATAELLRVTFLAAAWATLLTTLLGVPLALAIRSWPRGGRLVRLLVMLPLAMPPVVAGLALTAAVGRRGVTAPLLDVLGLQFAFAFPGVVLAHVFIALPFVVVAVDAALRQVDPEIPASAAGLGMRPGEVLRKVLLPAVGPAVATGAGLAFARSLGEFGTTLTFAGSMPGVTRTMPLGIYLERETDPGSANALGVILICCAVVVLALAALPSALRRTPRPRARAIGALDTEKLRSLTSPPAGGLPVTIDGTVFPAGRITAVVGPNGSGKTTLMGLVAGRLQGAEVAIGGRSVDGSRFVPASERGVVLLTQRPGLPRTATVAGAVTMATRDRSLTAELLDAAGLAALADVPVPALSGGQAAQVALVRALGTRPAVLILDEPLAAVDAASATRWRRVLRAAAQDRTTLLVTHDAVDVATLSEHLVVLHHGAVSAAGPTATLLNLPPDDYVAELAGLARIAGTVSTREVDTVSIQGQDLAVTGIPAASEEDPLLPGDTAVAVFPPEATTLRLPGGEQEPRESARNVWRGVVESVVASVTHSGTIVTVTIGDTRLTVPVTRRSVLDLGLVPGMAVDCVTKALAIRVHPVHRRQKEEDHHDGRSRTAPGPRPLP from the coding sequence GTGAGAACCGCGCCCGCCCGCACCCCCCTGGTGGTGGCCGTGCTCGGCGCAGTCGCCCTCGTGGTCATTGTCGGTCCGCTCCTGGCGCTGGGGATCCGGGTCCCCTGGGAACGTTTCGGCGAGGTGCTGCGCGACTCTGCCACCGCCGAGCTGTTGCGCGTCACCTTCCTCGCCGCCGCGTGGGCGACGCTGCTGACCACCCTGCTCGGTGTGCCGCTCGCGCTGGCCATCCGCTCGTGGCCGCGCGGCGGCCGCCTGGTCCGGCTGCTGGTCATGCTCCCCCTGGCCATGCCGCCGGTGGTCGCCGGTCTGGCGCTGACGGCCGCCGTCGGCAGACGGGGTGTGACCGCCCCGCTCCTGGACGTCCTCGGCCTCCAGTTCGCCTTCGCCTTCCCCGGCGTCGTGCTCGCCCACGTCTTCATCGCTCTCCCCTTCGTGGTGGTCGCCGTCGACGCGGCGCTGCGTCAGGTCGACCCGGAGATACCCGCCAGCGCCGCCGGCCTCGGGATGCGTCCCGGGGAAGTGTTGCGCAAAGTCCTCCTCCCCGCCGTCGGGCCGGCCGTGGCCACGGGCGCCGGGCTCGCGTTCGCCCGTTCCCTCGGCGAGTTCGGCACCACCCTGACTTTTGCGGGATCCATGCCCGGAGTCACCCGCACCATGCCGCTGGGCATCTACCTGGAACGCGAGACCGACCCGGGTAGCGCCAACGCCCTCGGCGTGATCCTCATCTGCTGCGCCGTCGTGGTGCTGGCCCTGGCCGCCCTACCCTCCGCTCTTCGCCGCACCCCCCGGCCCCGCGCCCGTGCCATCGGTGCGTTGGACACGGAGAAGCTGCGCTCCCTGACCTCCCCGCCCGCCGGCGGGCTGCCCGTGACCATCGACGGCACCGTCTTCCCCGCCGGACGCATCACCGCTGTGGTGGGCCCCAACGGTTCCGGCAAGACGACGCTCATGGGGCTGGTGGCCGGGCGGCTGCAGGGCGCGGAGGTCGCCATCGGCGGTCGCTCCGTCGACGGCAGCCGCTTCGTCCCGGCGTCCGAACGCGGCGTGGTCCTGCTCACCCAGCGTCCGGGGCTGCCCCGCACCGCCACCGTCGCCGGGGCCGTCACCATGGCCACCCGTGACCGGTCGTTGACCGCGGAGCTTCTCGACGCCGCCGGCCTCGCCGCCCTCGCCGACGTCCCTGTCCCCGCGCTCTCCGGCGGCCAGGCGGCGCAGGTCGCCCTGGTCCGCGCGTTGGGCACCCGGCCGGCGGTCCTCATCCTCGACGAGCCGCTGGCGGCCGTCGATGCCGCCTCCGCCACCCGCTGGCGGCGGGTCCTGCGCGCCGCGGCCCAGGACCGCACCACCCTGCTGGTTACCCACGACGCCGTCGACGTCGCGACGCTCTCCGAGCACCTGGTCGTCCTCCACCACGGCGCGGTCAGCGCCGCGGGCCCGACCGCGACGCTGCTCAACCTCCCCCCGGACGACTATGTCGCGGAGCTGGCCGGACTGGCCCGGATCGCCGGCACAGTGAGTACCAGAGAAGTTGACACGGTCAGTATCCAGGGGCAGGATCTGGCGGTGACGGGAATTCCCGCCGCTTCGGAGGAGGACCCCCTCCTGCCGGGGGACACAGCGGTGGCGGTGTTCCCTCCCGAGGCCACCACCCTCCGCCTGCCCGGCGGAGAACAGGAACCCAGGGAGTCCGCGCGCAACGTCTGGCGTGGGGTCGTAGAATCAGTGGTAGCATCAGTGACCCACTCGGGCACTATCGTCACAGTGACGATCGGCGACACCCGGCTCACCGTCCCGGTCACCCGCAGATCCGTGCTCGATCTCGGTCTGGTACCGGGAATGGCAGTCGACTGCGTGACCAAAGCCCTGGCGATTCGTGTCCACCCGGTACACCGGAGACAGAAAGAAGAAGATCACCATGACGGACGCTCCCGCACCGCGCCCGGCCCTCGACCTCTTCCCTGA
- a CDS encoding homoserine dehydrogenase translates to MTENKQPTYNPGKGAGEPVGVAILGHGTVGSEVLRLMEENSDAFAHRIGGTLEIKGVAVSDLGKPREGVDPALLTDDAMALINRDDVDIVVEVIGGIDYPRELVLAALRAGKSVVTANKALVAAHADELAAAADAANVDLYFEAAVAAAIPVVGMLRRSLAGDNILRISGIVNGTTNFILDAMESTGATYDDALAEATRLGYAEADPTADVEGHDAASKAAILASLGFHTRVKFDDVHCEGISSITAEDIQAARDAGYVIKLLAICERVTDEQGNESVAASVHPTLVPKEHPLASVNESYNAIFVEAEAAGRLMFYGNGAGGAPTASAVLGDLVGAARNKVHGGRAPGENTYANLPVADFGDVTTRYHIDMEVEDRTGVLAELAAIFAARGISLKTIRQEESGDNARLIVVTHSARESNLAATVEELQKISAVKAVNSVIRLI, encoded by the coding sequence ATGACCGAGAACAAGCAGCCCACGTACAACCCCGGCAAGGGAGCCGGCGAGCCGGTCGGCGTCGCCATTCTCGGCCACGGCACGGTCGGTTCCGAGGTGCTGCGGCTCATGGAGGAGAACTCCGACGCCTTCGCGCACCGCATCGGCGGCACGCTGGAGATCAAGGGCGTGGCAGTGTCCGACCTCGGCAAGCCGCGCGAGGGCGTGGACCCGGCGCTGCTCACCGACGACGCCATGGCCCTGATCAACCGGGACGACGTGGACATCGTGGTCGAGGTCATCGGCGGCATCGATTACCCGCGTGAACTGGTGCTTGCCGCGCTGCGTGCCGGGAAGTCCGTGGTCACCGCCAACAAGGCGCTCGTCGCGGCGCACGCCGACGAACTCGCCGCCGCCGCGGACGCCGCCAACGTCGACCTCTACTTCGAGGCCGCCGTCGCCGCCGCCATCCCGGTGGTCGGCATGCTGCGCCGCTCCCTGGCGGGCGACAACATCCTGCGCATCTCCGGTATCGTCAACGGCACCACCAACTTCATCCTCGACGCGATGGAGTCCACCGGCGCCACCTACGACGACGCCCTCGCCGAGGCCACCCGCCTCGGTTACGCGGAGGCTGACCCCACCGCAGACGTGGAGGGCCACGACGCCGCATCCAAGGCCGCGATCCTCGCCTCCCTGGGCTTCCACACCCGCGTCAAGTTCGACGACGTCCACTGCGAGGGCATCTCCAGCATCACCGCCGAAGACATCCAGGCCGCCCGCGACGCCGGCTACGTGATCAAGCTGCTGGCCATCTGTGAGCGCGTCACCGACGAGCAGGGCAACGAGTCCGTCGCCGCCAGCGTCCACCCGACCCTCGTCCCGAAGGAGCACCCGCTGGCATCCGTCAACGAGTCCTATAACGCCATCTTCGTCGAGGCGGAAGCCGCCGGGCGCCTCATGTTCTACGGCAACGGCGCGGGCGGTGCCCCCACCGCCTCCGCTGTGCTGGGCGACCTGGTCGGCGCCGCCCGCAACAAGGTCCACGGCGGCCGTGCCCCGGGCGAGAACACCTACGCCAACCTGCCCGTGGCGGACTTCGGCGACGTCACCACCCGCTACCACATCGACATGGAGGTGGAGGACCGGACGGGCGTGCTCGCCGAACTCGCCGCCATCTTCGCGGCGCGCGGCATCTCGCTCAAGACCATCCGCCAGGAGGAGTCCGGCGACAACGCCCGCCTCATCGTGGTCACCCACTCCGCCCGTGAGTCGAACCTCGCGGCCACCGTCGAGGAACTGCAGAAGATCTCCGCCGTCAAGGCCGTCAACAGCGTCATCCGCCTGATCTAG
- a CDS encoding helix-turn-helix transcriptional regulator, translating to MTDAPAPRPALDLFPEALPLSLKQREVLDALQAFPQGARSVEIAEKLGMHVNTARGHLDELIERGAVRVSTTPAEGRGRPSLVFRVRVPDNRAVAQEYVTLVEVLAGVVADTGQLTPETLGKAREIGRTWARKMEVSGRAPESVPDVVDLLYVKLRDLGFDPVVSAPENEAAQLSLHACPFVTGDQRPSPFICAIHEGFLREATGSRPGGGPGPAELTLLPYADNGACVIRVDKDRDTADS from the coding sequence ATGACGGACGCTCCCGCACCGCGCCCGGCCCTCGACCTCTTCCCTGAGGCACTCCCCCTGAGTCTCAAACAGCGGGAGGTCCTGGACGCCCTCCAGGCTTTCCCGCAGGGGGCCCGCTCCGTCGAGATCGCCGAAAAACTCGGGATGCACGTCAACACCGCCCGGGGACACCTGGACGAACTGATCGAGCGCGGCGCCGTGCGCGTCTCCACCACCCCGGCCGAGGGACGGGGGCGCCCCTCCCTCGTCTTCCGGGTCCGGGTGCCCGACAACCGTGCCGTCGCCCAGGAGTATGTGACCCTGGTCGAGGTTCTGGCCGGTGTCGTCGCCGACACCGGACAGCTCACCCCCGAGACCCTGGGCAAGGCGAGGGAGATCGGCCGCACCTGGGCCCGGAAGATGGAGGTGTCCGGCCGGGCCCCGGAAAGCGTCCCCGACGTGGTGGACCTCCTCTACGTCAAGCTCCGGGACCTGGGCTTCGATCCCGTCGTCTCCGCCCCCGAGAACGAGGCCGCCCAGCTCTCGCTGCACGCCTGTCCCTTCGTCACCGGGGACCAGCGGCCCAGCCCCTTCATCTGCGCGATCCACGAGGGTTTCCTCCGGGAGGCCACCGGCTCACGCCCGGGCGGCGGACCAGGGCCGGCGGAGCTGACTCTCCTGCCCTACGCCGACAACGGCGCGTGCGTGATCAGGGTGGACAAGGACCGGGACACCGCCGATTCCTGA
- the narJ gene encoding nitrate reductase molybdenum cofactor assembly chaperone, which yields MARTHVGLIPDDITRPVTVTDDQRRITAMAASLLLDYPGGDLAEKLAAVDTHLDQLPPAIAAEFAAFTDAARGLGLRGMEEHYVDTFDQRRRCSLFLSYYSVGDTRQRGTAILAFRQALAQLGFEERREELPDHLCVVLEAVALSEGNQHAQTVELLAAHRDGLEVLRAALSGIGSPFAHLVVAVAMALPEIDAETTHNYLDLIRSGPPAELVGIGTPLPFPTAQPDIT from the coding sequence ATGGCCCGCACCCACGTCGGCCTCATCCCCGACGACATCACCCGGCCGGTGACCGTGACCGACGACCAGCGGCGCATCACCGCCATGGCGGCCTCCCTGCTGCTGGACTACCCTGGCGGGGACCTCGCGGAGAAGCTCGCGGCCGTCGACACGCACCTCGATCAGCTGCCGCCGGCCATCGCGGCGGAGTTCGCGGCGTTCACCGACGCCGCCCGCGGCCTGGGCCTGCGCGGGATGGAGGAACACTACGTGGACACCTTCGACCAGCGGCGCCGCTGCTCTTTGTTCCTCTCCTACTACTCGGTGGGCGACACCCGGCAACGCGGCACCGCCATCCTGGCCTTCCGTCAGGCGCTGGCCCAGCTGGGATTCGAGGAACGCCGCGAAGAACTGCCCGACCACCTCTGCGTCGTCCTCGAGGCGGTGGCGCTGTCCGAGGGTAATCAGCATGCGCAGACCGTCGAGTTGCTCGCCGCGCACCGCGACGGGCTCGAGGTGCTCCGCGCCGCCCTGAGCGGCATCGGCTCGCCGTTCGCGCACCTCGTCGTCGCGGTCGCGATGGCGCTGCCTGAGATCGACGCCGAGACCACCCACAACTACCTCGACCTCATCCGTTCGGGCCCGCCGGCGGAACTCGTCGGCATCGGTACCCCCCTGCCCTTCCCCACCGCTCAACCGGACATCACTTAG
- the argS gene encoding arginine--tRNA ligase: MTPADLASLIRETATGVLASRDLDTSVLPDQVVVERPRNPEHGDYATNLALQVAKKVGANPRELATWLAEALAADPAVDSAEIAGPGFLNIRLAAAAQGEIVAKILEAGEEFGHVDRYQGQKINLEFVSANPTGPIHLGGTRWAAVGDSLGRVLTAAGAQVTREYYFNDHGGQIDRFARSLLAAAKGEPTPEDGYGGAYIGEIAQAVVDKQPDALTGSDPQETFRALGVEMMFEHIRESLHEFGTDFDVFFHENSLFESGAVDRAVQKLKDNGNLYESEGAWWLRSTNFGDDKDRVVIKSDGEAAYIAGDIAYVADKFDRGHTLAIYMLGADHHGYIARLKAAAAALGYDPDQVEVMIGQMVNLVRDGQAMRMSKRAGNVITLDDLVEAIGIDAARYSLIRSSVDSSLDIDLALWASQSSDNPVYYVQYGHARLCSIARKAAELGVTYDGADFALLTHEREGDLIRTLGEFPAIVLGAAELREPHRVARYAEELAGVFHRFYDNCQILPKADEEAAPIHTARLALAAATRQTLANALGLVGVSAPERM; the protein is encoded by the coding sequence ATGACACCTGCTGATCTTGCGTCCCTCATCCGGGAGACGGCCACCGGAGTGCTGGCTTCCCGTGACCTCGACACCTCCGTTCTTCCTGATCAGGTCGTGGTCGAGCGTCCCCGCAACCCGGAGCACGGCGATTACGCCACCAACCTGGCCCTGCAGGTGGCCAAGAAGGTGGGCGCCAACCCGCGCGAGTTGGCGACCTGGCTCGCCGAGGCGCTCGCGGCCGACCCCGCCGTCGACTCAGCGGAGATCGCCGGCCCGGGCTTCCTCAACATCCGCCTGGCCGCCGCGGCGCAGGGCGAGATCGTGGCGAAGATCCTCGAGGCCGGGGAGGAGTTCGGCCACGTGGACAGGTACCAGGGGCAGAAGATCAACCTGGAGTTCGTCTCCGCGAACCCGACCGGCCCGATCCACCTGGGCGGCACCCGCTGGGCGGCCGTCGGTGACTCACTGGGCCGCGTGCTCACCGCCGCCGGCGCCCAGGTCACCCGCGAGTACTACTTCAACGACCACGGCGGCCAGATCGACCGCTTCGCCCGCTCGCTGCTCGCGGCGGCGAAGGGTGAGCCCACGCCGGAGGACGGCTACGGCGGCGCGTACATCGGCGAGATCGCGCAGGCGGTCGTCGATAAGCAGCCGGACGCCCTGACCGGTTCGGACCCGCAGGAGACCTTCCGCGCCCTGGGCGTGGAGATGATGTTCGAGCACATCCGCGAGTCCCTCCACGAGTTCGGCACCGACTTCGACGTGTTCTTCCACGAGAACTCCCTGTTCGAGTCCGGCGCGGTCGACCGGGCGGTGCAGAAGCTGAAGGACAACGGCAACCTCTACGAGTCCGAGGGCGCGTGGTGGCTGCGCTCCACCAACTTCGGCGACGACAAGGACCGGGTGGTCATCAAGTCCGACGGCGAGGCCGCCTACATCGCCGGCGACATCGCCTACGTCGCCGACAAGTTCGACCGCGGCCACACCCTGGCCATCTACATGCTCGGCGCCGACCACCACGGCTACATCGCCCGCCTCAAGGCCGCCGCCGCGGCGCTGGGCTACGACCCCGACCAGGTCGAGGTGATGATCGGCCAGATGGTCAACCTGGTCCGCGACGGCCAGGCGATGCGCATGTCCAAGCGCGCCGGCAACGTGATCACCCTCGACGACCTCGTCGAGGCCATCGGCATCGACGCCGCCCGCTACTCCCTCATCCGCTCCTCGGTCGACTCCTCCCTCGACATCGACCTCGCGCTGTGGGCCTCCCAGTCCTCCGACAACCCCGTCTACTACGTGCAGTACGGCCACGCCCGCCTCTGCTCGATCGCCCGCAAGGCCGCCGAGCTCGGTGTGACCTACGACGGCGCGGACTTCGCCCTGCTCACCCACGAGCGGGAGGGCGACCTCATCCGCACCCTGGGCGAGTTCCCGGCCATCGTGCTCGGCGCCGCGGAATTGCGTGAACCGCACCGCGTGGCCCGCTACGCTGAAGAACTGGCGGGTGTCTTCCACCGCTTCTACGACAACTGCCAGATTCTGCCCAAGGCCGACGAAGAGGCCGCACCAATCCACACCGCCCGCCTCGCACTCGCCGCAGCCACCCGCCAGACCCTGGCCAACGCGCTCGGCCTGGTCGGTGTCTCTGCTCCGGAGAGGATGTAA
- the lysA gene encoding diaminopimelate decarboxylase, protein MTDFNNLPAHVWPRNACRQEDGVVTIAGVPLPEIAEDYGTPVFVVDEDDFRSRCQDMARAFGGPENVHYASKAFLTRTVARWVDEEGLSLDVASLNELKIALAADFPAGRITAHGNNKGTAFLRACVTEGVGHVVLDSEQELVDLDLIAAGAGRVQKVMIRVKPGIEAHTHEAIATSHEDQKFGFSLASGSAFRAAEAAIRAENLELVGLHCHVGSQVFDAEGFTMAADRVLGLYSRIHRELGVQLPELDLGGGYGIAYTEDEQPLNVDEVAHDLLTAVAKTAAELGIDAPVVLVEPGRAIAGPGTVTVYEVGTVKDVTVDEGVTRRYLSVDGGMSDNIRPALYGSLYDARVVNRFTEAVPVSSRLVGAHCESGDILVRGASYPADIETGDLVALAATGAYAYAMSSRYNAFGRPAVVTVRAGKTKLMLRRETVEDILALEA, encoded by the coding sequence ATGACCGACTTCAACAACCTGCCTGCCCACGTCTGGCCGCGCAACGCGTGCCGCCAGGAGGACGGCGTGGTCACCATCGCGGGCGTGCCCCTGCCGGAGATCGCCGAGGACTACGGCACCCCCGTCTTCGTCGTCGACGAGGATGACTTCCGCTCCCGCTGCCAGGACATGGCCCGCGCCTTCGGCGGCCCGGAGAACGTCCACTACGCCTCCAAGGCGTTCCTGACCCGCACCGTCGCCCGCTGGGTCGACGAGGAGGGCCTCTCCCTCGACGTCGCCTCCCTCAACGAACTGAAGATCGCCCTGGCCGCCGACTTCCCGGCCGGGCGTATCACCGCACACGGCAACAACAAGGGCACCGCCTTCCTGCGGGCCTGCGTCACCGAGGGCGTCGGCCACGTCGTACTCGACTCCGAGCAGGAGCTCGTCGACCTCGACCTCATCGCCGCCGGCGCCGGCCGGGTGCAGAAGGTGATGATCCGCGTGAAGCCGGGCATCGAGGCCCACACCCACGAGGCCATCGCCACCAGCCACGAGGACCAGAAGTTCGGCTTCTCGCTGGCCTCCGGATCCGCGTTCCGCGCCGCCGAGGCCGCCATCCGCGCCGAGAACCTCGAGCTCGTGGGCCTGCACTGCCACGTCGGCTCCCAGGTCTTCGACGCCGAGGGCTTCACCATGGCCGCCGACCGCGTCCTCGGCCTGTACTCCAGGATCCACCGCGAGCTCGGCGTGCAGCTGCCCGAGCTCGACCTCGGCGGCGGCTACGGCATCGCCTACACCGAGGACGAGCAGCCCCTCAACGTCGACGAGGTCGCCCACGACCTGCTCACCGCCGTGGCCAAGACCGCCGCTGAGCTGGGTATCGACGCCCCCGTCGTCCTCGTCGAACCCGGCCGCGCCATCGCCGGCCCCGGCACCGTCACCGTCTACGAGGTCGGCACAGTCAAGGACGTCACCGTCGACGAGGGAGTCACCCGCCGTTACCTCTCCGTCGACGGTGGCATGTCCGACAACATCCGCCCCGCCCTCTACGGCTCGCTTTACGACGCCCGCGTGGTCAACCGCTTCACCGAGGCCGTCCCCGTCTCCTCCCGCCTGGTCGGCGCGCACTGCGAGTCCGGCGACATCCTGGTGCGCGGCGCCTCCTACCCGGCCGACATCGAGACCGGCGACCTGGTGGCCCTGGCCGCCACCGGCGCCTACGCCTACGCCATGTCCAGCCGCTACAACGCCTTCGGCCGCCCCGCCGTGGTCACCGTCCGCGCCGGCAAGACCAAGCTGATGCTGCGCCGCGAGACCGTCGAGGACATTCTGGCGCTGGAGGCCTAG
- the modA gene encoding molybdate ABC transporter substrate-binding protein, translating to MRPTRATAAAVFLAGAGLLPAGCAPGPGADSLTLLSASSTRVLDADFRELSSSELNTVYAGSSTLVQQLADGSPGDVLITADRENMDEAARRGLVEDPRSVALNALVMVVPAGNPADITSVTDLAGSTFVLCDPQVPCGAAAEAIMADTGLVVEPASLEHQVADVLGKVVSGEADAGWVYRTDALSAGDGVDVIEIPGSAAHPNEVVAAVTATAVDKQAARGFVNALAAEETGEIWARFGWSPAGQP from the coding sequence ATGCGCCCGACCCGCGCCACCGCCGCCGCCGTCTTCCTGGCCGGGGCGGGCCTGCTGCCCGCCGGCTGCGCCCCGGGGCCCGGCGCGGACTCGCTGACCCTGCTCTCCGCATCCTCCACCCGCGTGCTCGACGCGGACTTCCGCGAGCTGAGCAGCTCGGAGCTCAACACCGTCTACGCCGGATCCTCCACCCTCGTGCAGCAACTGGCCGACGGTTCCCCCGGCGATGTCCTCATCACCGCCGACCGGGAGAACATGGACGAAGCGGCGCGACGGGGGCTCGTCGAGGACCCCCGGTCCGTGGCACTCAATGCGCTGGTCATGGTGGTCCCCGCGGGTAACCCGGCCGATATCACCTCCGTGACTGATCTGGCGGGCAGCACCTTCGTCCTGTGCGACCCGCAGGTCCCCTGCGGAGCGGCGGCGGAGGCCATCATGGCGGACACCGGTCTCGTGGTCGAGCCCGCCTCCCTCGAGCACCAGGTCGCCGACGTCCTGGGCAAAGTCGTCTCCGGCGAGGCGGACGCCGGCTGGGTCTACCGCACCGACGCCCTCTCCGCGGGCGACGGGGTCGATGTCATCGAGATCCCCGGCAGCGCCGCGCACCCGAACGAGGTGGTGGCGGCGGTGACCGCGACGGCCGTCGACAAGCAGGCCGCCCGCGGTTTCGTCAACGCCCTCGCCGCCGAGGAGACCGGGGAGATCTGGGCCCGGTTCGGGTGGTCTCCGGCCGGGCAGCCGTGA
- the thrB gene encoding homoserine kinase: MSIELEVGTKATVTVPGSSANLGPGFDTLGLALGIYDTVEVEVTESGLEVEVYGEGEEDLPRDGSHLVVKAIRSGLHAANAEAPGLRVVCTNAIPQSRGLGSSAAAAVAGVAAANALAGSPLTSEQIVQLSSAFEGHPDNAAASVLGSAVVSWTTTPVDGSQPGYRAVAVDVDPRIRATALVPDFHASTQAVRRVLPSHVTHTDARFNVSRVAVMTVALQNHPELLWEGTRDRLHQPYRADVLPVTAEWVNRLRNRGYAAYLSGAGPTVMVLSVDPVEGKILDQAREDGLKVHELEVAGPVRVETSRA, from the coding sequence ATGAGCATTGAGCTCGAGGTGGGCACCAAGGCCACCGTCACCGTCCCCGGCTCCTCCGCGAACCTGGGGCCAGGTTTCGACACCCTCGGTCTGGCCCTGGGCATCTACGACACCGTCGAGGTGGAGGTCACCGAGTCCGGCCTCGAGGTGGAGGTGTACGGGGAGGGCGAGGAGGACCTTCCCCGCGACGGCTCCCACCTGGTGGTCAAGGCCATCCGCTCCGGCCTGCACGCGGCCAACGCGGAGGCCCCCGGGCTGCGGGTCGTCTGCACCAACGCCATCCCGCAGTCCCGCGGCCTGGGTTCCTCGGCGGCCGCCGCGGTGGCCGGCGTCGCGGCGGCGAACGCGTTGGCGGGCAGCCCGCTGACCTCCGAGCAGATCGTCCAGCTCTCCTCCGCTTTCGAGGGGCACCCGGACAACGCCGCCGCCTCCGTCCTCGGCTCGGCGGTCGTCTCCTGGACCACCACTCCCGTCGACGGGTCCCAGCCCGGGTACCGGGCGGTTGCCGTCGATGTCGACCCGCGTATCAGGGCCACCGCCCTCGTGCCGGATTTCCACGCCTCCACTCAGGCGGTCCGCCGGGTCCTGCCCAGCCACGTCACCCACACGGACGCGCGTTTCAACGTCTCCCGTGTGGCGGTGATGACCGTGGCGCTGCAGAACCATCCCGAGCTGCTGTGGGAGGGCACCCGCGACCGGCTCCACCAGCCGTACCGGGCCGACGTCCTGCCGGTGACCGCCGAATGGGTCAACCGCCTGCGCAACCGGGGCTACGCCGCCTATCTCTCCGGCGCCGGCCCGACCGTCATGGTGCTGTCCGTCGATCCGGTGGAGGGCAAGATCCTCGACCAGGCACGGGAGGACGGGCTGAAGGTCCACGAGCTCGAGGTCGCGGGCCCGGTGCGGGTGGAGACCTCCCGCGCCTGA
- the narI gene encoding respiratory nitrate reductase subunit gamma: MDNFNEFLWVAFPWLAAAAFVIGIIWRWRTDQFGWTSHSSQIYESKLLRLSSPLFHWGILFVFIGHVMGLAIPKSWTETVGISDEMYHVIATYPGTIAGIAAILGLAGLIYRRVVNRSVFLATSRSDKVMYVLLGGALLSGFFATVSLQLLGGPHGYDYRETISPWLRQLFIFQARPELMADVPWEFKVHVIAGFTLIALWPFTRLVHAFSAPLGYTTRPYVVYRSRDTRTGPVKEHVAWEPIRSHTEQLDERNQTPSRGA; this comes from the coding sequence ATGGACAACTTCAATGAATTCCTGTGGGTGGCTTTCCCGTGGCTGGCAGCCGCCGCTTTCGTCATCGGCATCATCTGGCGCTGGCGCACCGACCAGTTCGGGTGGACGAGCCATTCCTCCCAGATCTACGAGTCAAAGCTCCTCCGGCTGTCCTCCCCGCTGTTCCACTGGGGGATCCTCTTCGTGTTCATCGGCCACGTCATGGGCCTGGCCATCCCCAAGTCCTGGACGGAGACGGTGGGCATCAGCGACGAGATGTACCACGTGATCGCCACCTACCCCGGCACGATCGCCGGCATCGCCGCGATCCTCGGACTGGCCGGCCTGATCTACCGCCGCGTGGTCAACCGCTCGGTCTTCCTGGCCACCTCCAGGTCGGACAAGGTCATGTACGTCCTGCTCGGCGGGGCGCTGCTCTCGGGCTTCTTCGCCACCGTGTCCCTGCAGCTGCTGGGCGGCCCGCACGGCTACGACTACCGCGAGACCATCTCGCCGTGGCTGCGCCAGCTGTTCATCTTCCAGGCCCGGCCCGAGCTGATGGCGGACGTCCCCTGGGAGTTCAAGGTGCATGTCATCGCCGGGTTCACGCTCATCGCGCTCTGGCCGTTCACCCGTCTGGTGCACGCCTTCTCCGCGCCGCTCGGCTACACCACCCGCCCGTACGTGGTCTACCGTTCCCGCGACACCCGCACCGGGCCGGTCAAGGAGCACGTCGCGTGGGAGCCGATCCGCTCCCACACCGAACAGCTCGACGAGCGCAACCAGACCCCGTCCCGCGGAGCCTGA